A DNA window from Streptomyces parvus contains the following coding sequences:
- a CDS encoding sirohydrochlorin chelatase, translated as MTHPALLVIAHGSRDPRHAATVHALTERVRAERPGLRVETAFLEFNAPSVPRVLERLAAEGADEVVALPLLLTRAFHAKTDIPSVLREARARLPGLHIGQADVLGPSPLLNATLGRRLREAGVRPGDLPRTGLVLASAGSTDPEAIAVIAEIARELRHTGWCAVRPAFASALLPRTEDAVRALRAEGVDRVAVAPYVIAPGRLPDRIAAGAEAAGADVLADVLGPAPEVARLLLNRFDEARVPVGASLSA; from the coding sequence ATGACGCATCCCGCTCTCCTCGTCATCGCCCACGGCAGCCGCGACCCGCGGCACGCCGCGACCGTGCACGCGCTCACCGAGCGGGTCCGCGCCGAGCGGCCGGGACTGCGGGTGGAGACGGCGTTCCTGGAGTTCAACGCCCCGTCCGTGCCCCGGGTGCTGGAGCGCCTGGCGGCCGAGGGGGCGGACGAGGTCGTCGCCCTCCCCCTCCTCCTGACCCGGGCGTTCCACGCCAAGACCGACATCCCCTCGGTCCTGCGCGAGGCCCGCGCCCGGCTGCCGGGGCTGCACATCGGGCAGGCCGACGTCCTCGGCCCGTCCCCGCTGCTCAACGCCACCCTGGGGCGGCGGCTGCGGGAGGCCGGGGTCCGTCCCGGCGACCTGCCCCGGACCGGGCTCGTCCTGGCCTCGGCGGGATCCACAGACCCGGAGGCGATCGCAGTGATCGCTGAAATCGCGCGGGAGCTGCGGCACACCGGTTGGTGCGCCGTGCGGCCTGCGTTCGCCTCCGCACTCCTCCCCCGTACCGAGGACGCGGTACGGGCCCTGCGCGCCGAGGGCGTGGACCGGGTGGCGGTGGCCCCGTATGTCATCGCGCCCGGCCGCCTCCCCGACCGCATCGCGGCGGGCGCCGAGGCGGCCGGTGCGGACGTCCTGGCCGATGTCCTGGGCCCCGCCCCCGAAGTGGCGCGGCTGCTGCTGAACCGGTTCGACGAGGCACGGGTGCCGGTGGGGGCGTCGCTGTCGGCGTGA
- a CDS encoding DsbA family protein, translating into MSAQHPATGPAARTTVDFHFDPACPFAWITSRWMLEVERRRDIELRFRPMSLYLHNEGNELPDWYRELVDKSIGPVRVAVAAAAAHGDGVLRDLYTALGTRIHQHKEKDFDAVIAASLAELDLPAALAEAAHSTAYDAEVARRHGAGKDPEQDAYVGTPTIHVDGTVWFGPVLNAIPRGEEAAELFDSFRVLAKHPGFFELKRARSGGLSYD; encoded by the coding sequence ATGAGCGCACAGCACCCCGCCACCGGGCCCGCCGCCCGCACCACCGTCGACTTCCACTTCGACCCCGCCTGTCCGTTCGCGTGGATCACCTCCCGCTGGATGCTGGAGGTGGAGCGGCGCCGGGACATCGAACTGCGCTTCCGCCCCATGAGCCTCTACCTGCACAACGAGGGCAACGAGCTGCCCGACTGGTACCGCGAGCTCGTCGACAAGTCGATCGGACCGGTCCGGGTGGCCGTCGCCGCTGCGGCCGCCCACGGCGACGGAGTCCTGCGGGACCTCTACACCGCGCTCGGCACCCGCATCCACCAGCACAAGGAGAAGGACTTCGACGCGGTGATCGCCGCCTCCCTGGCCGAACTGGACCTGCCCGCCGCCCTGGCGGAAGCGGCCCACTCCACGGCGTACGACGCCGAGGTCGCCCGCCGCCACGGCGCGGGCAAGGACCCGGAGCAGGACGCGTATGTGGGAACACCGACGATCCACGTCGACGGCACGGTCTGGTTCGGCCCGGTCCTCAACGCGATCCCGCGTGGCGAGGAGGCGGCCGAACTCTTCGACAGCTTCCGGGTCCTCGCCAAGCACCCGGGATTCTTCGAACTCAAGCGAGCGCGCTCCGGCGGGCTGTCCTACGACTGA